One stretch of Asterias rubens chromosome 8, eAstRub1.3, whole genome shotgun sequence DNA includes these proteins:
- the LOC117293857 gene encoding DOMON domain-containing protein FRRS1L-like gives MATKLQNLLPLFLILMVMLSANAEYHCGREQSCYMLPAECAYGTCDYEVVWSLNNDATKLNLKIAATTTGWVAVGFSDDRQMGDDHVLMCMKTGNATAKFEHRYNRGRTNVAQETNDGITVEEINYSEGKVSCRLERNVSVMTGGKVFDVTQTDYYMFFARGPLVDGVPVQHDDIPPVTMTKVHFADIEIVDAAAPTTGDGDGNGDGDGNSATVKQAGYVAVMFSMLVGVIASNMQ, from the exons ATGGCGACCAAGCTGCAAAATCTTCTCCCGCTCTTTCTTATTTTGATGGTGATGTTGTCTGCTAACGCAGAGTATCACTGTGGTAGGGAACAATCTTGTTACATGTTACCAGCTGAATGCGCGTATGGGACGTGTGACTATGAAGTTGTCTGGAGCCTGAATAATGATGCGACTAAGCTCAACCTGAAAATAGCTGCTACTACGACAGGCTGGGTCGCTGTAGGCTTCTCAGACGATCGACAAATG GGAGATGACCATGTTCTTATGTGCATGAAGACTGGGAACGCAACTGCCAAGTTTGAGCATCGTTACAACAGAGGAAGGACAAATGTTGCACAGGAAACG AACGATGGGATAACTGTGGAAGAGATCAACTACTCCGAAGGCAAAGTGAGCTGTCGTCTAGAACGTAACGTCAGTGTCATGACTGGAGGGAAGGTATTTGACGTGACTCAAACCGATTACTACATGTTCTTCGCAAGAGGACCACTGGTCGACG GCGTGCCTGTACAACACGACGATATTCCCCCAGTCACAATGACGAAGGTGCATTTTGCTGACATTGAGATTGTGGATGCAGCAGCTCCAACTACCGGTGACGGCGACGGTAATGGCGATGGTGACGGTAACAGTGCCACTGTCAAACAAGCAG GTTACGTGGCTGTTATGTTCAGTATGCTGGTGGGAGTGATTGCCTCCAATATGCAGTAG